Within the Bacillus sp. FSL K6-3431 genome, the region TACCGATTTCCCCTCACTGCGAAAAAGGCACTCCAAAGTTCAATTGAACGCACACCACTCCAATCAACTGACATTTTTTCACATCAGAGCAAGATGAAAAATCAGCAGAAATCCATTTTAACGATTTTCCTCTACTTATCGGACAGCTCCTTTATTACTAATGTAGCTAAAATAAAGAATGACTAATTGAAAACAGTAAACTTTAAGAGAGTGAACACACTGATTATTAATACCGGTACCACAAACCATTTTTTTAACAATATGTAGCCGATTAAATGTAGCTACACTTACAATGATAGTATAAAGTAAAAGAATCCAAAGAATTTCCATATTCTTATATAACCCTTAAGCTTTTTGAAGACTACTAATCTCTCCTCACGAATAAAAAGAAGATCCCTAATTACCCAAAAAGCAAAGCATCTATAGTTAAGTGCTTGAAATAAGAACTCGAATTAGTTGATATTTGTAATTAATTCCTCAACTATTGTATGATTTCCGTAATCTTCACTATATAATAATTCAATTAATTTTTCCGCTGTCTTTAGAGGGGGCTGTAATTTCCCTTCCACATGTAGCTGATTAAATAGTTCAACATATGGAAATTTTTCTTTACTTGTTGACCGTATTTCAGATTGTAATTGCGTATCTACTACACCTGGATAAACTGAAACAACCTTTACAGGGAAGGGTTTATCTTTTTGTTCTAAATGTACACTTTTCGAAAAGGAATCTACACCTGCCTTTGCAGTACTGTAAGAACTTTGGGAAGGAAGCAAATATTTAACCGAACCAGATGAGATATTTAATATTCTTTTGTCTATATTAATATTATTCGTGTACTTAATAAAATTTGATGTAAACAATATCGGAGCAATTAAATTCACATTTAAATTTCTTATAACATCTTCACTACTATTTTCATCGATGGGACCAATCGGTGCAAGTATACCTGCATTGTTGATTAAATAAATAGATTCAATAATTTCTTCATTAACTATTTTAAATATTTTTTGAAAAAGTTGATCTATATCTCCTAAATTATTGAGATCAAAAGAAAAGTAACTGGCATTAACAGTTTTGATACTTCCTACGCCATTCAAATTGTTATTCTTTTTCCTTGAAATACAAATAACATGGTTATCCTCATCATTTAACAATTGCTTTACCAACGATTCTCCAATACCTCTCGACGTTCCTGTTATAATAAAATATCTCATTTGGTAACCTCTCTTTCATAATCTCTAGACTATATTTTTACTTCCTCTATTACTATTAATAGTTTATTCCAACTTTCTAGGTATAACATGAACTAACAAAAAGACCTCCTCGAATAGTTATGTTTTGCAACATTAACTACCAAGGAGGCACGTAATTCACAACCTTAATTTATGTCTTTTAGGGTTGTTATTACTTTATCTAAGACTTGTGTTACACTCAATTTCTGACTGTAATTCACAACCCAGAACAATTATTCTAAACCTAACACTTTTCTGGTGAACCTTCTACTTTTGCAGTACGGAAGGAAGAACCGCATCCACAGGAAACAAGGGCATTAGGATTATCGATCGTAAAACCACCGCCCATTAATGACTGTTTATAATCGATAACAGTATCAACTAGGATTGGAGCACTTTCTTCGTCGATGATTACGGGAATACCATGTTGCTCAAAGTATTGATCCGTATCGTTCTTCTCTTGCTCCAAGCTCATGCCATAGGATAATCCACTACAACCGCCACCGTTGATAGAAAAGCGGAAATAGGCACCTTCTTCTCCATTTTGCTTTATCATATCTTTGATTTGCAAAGCTGCTGCTTCTGTCAGCGTAATGATTGTACTCATCATTTGCACTCCTTTCAACCTAGCTTATGCTGTATTAAATATATTGTAAACATTAGTCTATACAGTATTATATTATACGTTATAGAACACTATATAACAACATTTCAGCATCATTTCACCTATCTGGATTTGAAAATTCGTAGGCCAGCCTTTCCATATAACTCAATTATAAACAAATGGTAAAATTCCAGTTAGAAATAAGTATTAACTAAATTTGGCAAACAAAAAGGGTTAACGATGTTTTATTTAGTTAACCCTTTTTGAAGTATGAAATTTTTGCTATATATACCCAAATAGGCAATCGGGATGATTAAAACATTGGATTATCTTCGATATATTGATAAATGGCTTTGACTAGTCCCTCTGGTGTATCACCAGTTACCACATCACCGTTAACAAGTGCATATAAAGCTTCCCCGCATAATCCGCAATGGTCCAAGCATCCATATTCCACAATATCTAGATCCGGATCTTGTTCTAGCACCTGCAACGCTTCAAATCCCCCACTTGCCAGGTTACTTAAGCAAAATTCAATGATCGGATTCATCTGCATCACCTCATTAACAACATAATCCTACTTCTTTGTTGCCAGATAGTCAATAAATTCAAGCCCGCTATGGTAGGAAAATCATACTAATTTTTGTTTTTTCCCATAGTAGGAATCACATAAGATCAGTTGTATATATATGGGGAATCAGCTATACTTTTACGTGGATATAATAATTTAATATAACTTCTATAAATGTTTCTCTCATACTTCAAGTAGACTGCAAAAGGAGATATTTGCATGAAAAAATTAGTTTTACTTGGTGGAGGATATGGTAATATGCGTGTGCTACGTGAATTATTACCACATAACTTGCCTGATGATGTATCAATAACACTAGTCGATCGAGTTCCATATCATTGCTTAAAAACAGAATATTATGCCCTCGCTGCTGGAACTGTTTCAGACCAGGAAGTGCGCGTTACTTTCCCAAACGACCCTAAATTGGATATGAAATATGGAGAAATCTCTGAGATAGATTTGGAAAATAAATTAATCCATTTCACAAATGAAGACCAAATCGAATTTGATCAATTAATCGTCGGTCTTGGCTGTGAGGATAAATTTCATAATGTGCCCGGTGCCGATGTATATTCCCATAGTATTCAAACAATCGGAAAAGCTCGTGATACATATCAAACACTAAATAACTTGCCAGCTAGATCCGTAGTAAGTATTGTTGGTGGTGGTCTTAGCGGAATTGAACTTGCAAGTGAACTACGAGAAAGCAGGCCAGACTTAACAATTAAATTATTTGATCGCGGTAAAACTATTTTATCTTCTTTTCCCGAAAGAATTAGTAGATACGTGCAAAATTGGTTTAATGCAAACGGTGTCGAGGTAATTAATGAGGCGAATATTACAAAGGTTGAAAACGGACTCATTTATAATCATGATGAAGCAGTTTCAACTGACGTAGTCGTTTGGACTGCTGGGATCCAACCAAATAAATTAATTAGAGATTTGGATGTCGAAAAAGATCGTCAAGGAAGAGTTGTCTTAACACAACATCACAATATTCCCGGTTATGAGCACGTATATATTGTAGGCGATTGCGCCAGCCTACCATATGCGCCAAGTGCACAATTAGCTGAGGGACAAGCTGAACAAATTGTACAAATGATGCAAAAGCGTTGGAGTGGCAAGGAACTGCCTGAAACACTTCCAACGATCAAGCTAAAAGGCGTTCTCGGTTCGCTGGGAAAAAAACAAGGGTTTGGATTAATGAATGATCGGGCTATCACCGGCCGTATCGCACGAATTCTTAAATCTGGTGTCCTTTGGATGTATAAATACCATAAGGGGTGAGGTTTCGCTCCCTTTCGTAATCGGTCAGATAATGTCTGACTTAGTAAGGTTTGAAGAAATTCATAGAATCGAAGGTCCGCACTTTTTCGTAAAGTTGCGGATTTTTTGTTGGGGATGTTGGGTAAAAGGAAGTAACTCCCGCTCTCATGAACGGGAGTTTTCTAATCCATAAAATTAACATCAATGATCGACTCATTATCAACTCTATGCACTTCGTCTTTTAAATCTTTAATCCGCACATGCTTATTTATCACGTCTATAAAATGAATATAACCTGTTATTTCTTCCTGCGAACCGTTGATCCATAGAGTAAATTTAACAGATAATGAAAGCCTATAGCAGTATGGATCTCCTCGTCTATCTCCTCGAACTGGTATTCATCTAATATTGGCCTTTTTATCTTTTCTTTGTCTATACCGTGAGATAATATCTGTTCTTTATGTTCCGGAAGAACCATTCTACTCGATTCCCATCTCAAATTGTATCCTGGAGTAAGCTTATTAATTTTCACTTATAATGCCCCCCTATTTTCCGCGCTCTCTCATTCGCTTGTCCGGCACCAGTAAGAGACGAAGCTCTGTATATGGCTGTACGACCATATTTGTTCCAAATTGTATCCAATACTACATTAAGCTGCTCTCTATATAAATAATTATCAAACAAATCAATCTGATAACTATCAGTGGATTGCAAATTGCCCATTGTTACACCTAAACTTCTTATTGGTTCGCCATCCCAAAATTCTTTAAATAATTTAATCGCTGCATTGAAAATATCCATATCATAGTTAGTTGGAATTGGTAGCGTGACTTGTCGGTGAAATCCAGTCGGATAAT harbors:
- a CDS encoding NAD(P)/FAD-dependent oxidoreductase, coding for MKKLVLLGGGYGNMRVLRELLPHNLPDDVSITLVDRVPYHCLKTEYYALAAGTVSDQEVRVTFPNDPKLDMKYGEISEIDLENKLIHFTNEDQIEFDQLIVGLGCEDKFHNVPGADVYSHSIQTIGKARDTYQTLNNLPARSVVSIVGGGLSGIELASELRESRPDLTIKLFDRGKTILSSFPERISRYVQNWFNANGVEVINEANITKVENGLIYNHDEAVSTDVVVWTAGIQPNKLIRDLDVEKDRQGRVVLTQHHNIPGYEHVYIVGDCASLPYAPSAQLAEGQAEQIVQMMQKRWSGKELPETLPTIKLKGVLGSLGKKQGFGLMNDRAITGRIARILKSGVLWMYKYHKG
- a CDS encoding (S)-benzoin forming benzil reductase, with amino-acid sequence MRYFIITGTSRGIGESLVKQLLNDEDNHVICISRKKNNNLNGVGSIKTVNASYFSFDLNNLGDIDQLFQKIFKIVNEEIIESIYLINNAGILAPIGPIDENSSEDVIRNLNVNLIAPILFTSNFIKYTNNINIDKRILNISSGSVKYLLPSQSSYSTAKAGVDSFSKSVHLEQKDKPFPVKVVSVYPGVVDTQLQSEIRSTSKEKFPYVELFNQLHVEGKLQPPLKTAEKLIELLYSEDYGNHTIVEELITNIN
- a CDS encoding HesB/IscA family protein — translated: MSTIITLTEAAALQIKDMIKQNGEEGAYFRFSINGGGCSGLSYGMSLEQEKNDTDQYFEQHGIPVIIDEESAPILVDTVIDYKQSLMGGGFTIDNPNALVSCGCGSSFRTAKVEGSPEKC
- a CDS encoding YuzB family protein, which encodes MNPIIEFCLSNLASGGFEALQVLEQDPDLDIVEYGCLDHCGLCGEALYALVNGDVVTGDTPEGLVKAIYQYIEDNPMF